The following are encoded in a window of Paraburkholderia hospita genomic DNA:
- a CDS encoding MFS transporter has product MNESVDPKLLRRAACASFIGNFVEWFDYASYGYLATIIAVVFFPKTDGSTGLLAAYGVFAISFIVRPIGGIVWGHFGDKIGRRTSLSLSILIMSCSTFLIALLPTYAQVGMLAPVLLLLVRVIQGFSASGEYAGASAFLAEYAPANRRGVYTSIVPASTAAGLLFGSILIAVLHAVLSSEQLHSFGWRLPFLLAAPFGLIGRYIRVKLEDTPRFKALEQDHHVARAPIAELLGKHRMKMLIAFGVTCLNAVAFYLVLSYMPTYLSTELGMDETASFIAATISLTAYIGLVFVMGALSDRIGRKSMLIGASILFAVLTVPLFKGLAGASFMMIVAIQIAFGALLTMNDGTLPCFLSEIFPTRVRYSGFAFCFNAANALFGGTAPLVATWLIGATGNKLAPAWYLVGAAGIALIAMIFSRETSRAPLADE; this is encoded by the coding sequence ATGAACGAATCGGTCGACCCCAAACTGCTGAGGCGCGCGGCATGCGCGAGCTTTATCGGCAACTTCGTCGAATGGTTCGATTACGCGTCGTACGGCTATCTCGCGACGATCATTGCCGTCGTGTTCTTCCCGAAGACGGACGGCAGCACGGGACTGCTGGCGGCATACGGCGTGTTCGCCATTTCGTTCATCGTGCGGCCGATTGGGGGCATTGTCTGGGGCCACTTCGGCGACAAGATCGGCCGGCGGACATCGTTGTCGCTGTCCATTCTGATCATGTCGTGCTCGACTTTCCTCATTGCGCTATTGCCGACCTACGCACAGGTCGGGATGCTCGCGCCCGTCCTGCTTCTGCTGGTACGCGTAATTCAGGGCTTTTCGGCCTCGGGCGAATACGCGGGCGCTTCGGCGTTCCTCGCCGAATACGCGCCGGCTAACCGGCGTGGCGTCTATACGAGCATCGTACCGGCGAGCACGGCGGCAGGTCTGCTGTTCGGCTCGATTCTCATCGCTGTATTGCATGCCGTGCTGAGCAGCGAGCAGCTGCATTCGTTCGGATGGCGTTTGCCGTTTCTGCTGGCGGCACCGTTTGGTCTGATCGGCCGGTACATCCGCGTGAAACTGGAGGACACGCCGCGTTTCAAGGCGCTTGAGCAAGACCATCACGTTGCGCGCGCGCCGATTGCCGAACTGCTGGGCAAGCATCGGATGAAGATGCTGATCGCGTTCGGCGTGACGTGCCTGAATGCCGTCGCTTTCTATCTGGTGTTGAGCTATATGCCGACTTATCTGTCGACGGAATTGGGCATGGACGAGACGGCATCGTTCATCGCCGCGACGATCTCGCTGACGGCTTACATCGGCCTGGTGTTCGTGATGGGGGCACTGTCGGACCGCATAGGACGCAAGTCGATGCTGATCGGCGCGTCGATCCTGTTCGCGGTGTTGACCGTGCCGCTCTTCAAGGGGCTGGCAGGCGCGAGCTTCATGATGATCGTCGCGATCCAGATCGCCTTCGGCGCATTGCTGACGATGAACGATGGCACGCTGCCGTGCTTCCTGTCGGAGATCTTTCCGACACGGGTGCGCTATAGCGGCTTCGCTTTCTGCTTCAACGCAGCGAATGCGCTATTCGGCGGCACGGCCCCGCTTGTCGCGACATGGCTGATCGGCGCGACGGGCAACAAGCTTGCGCCAGCGTGGTATCTGGTCGGCGCGGCAGGTATCGCGTTGATCGCGATGATCTTCAGCCGCGAGACTTCGCGAGCACCGTTAGCCGATGAGTGA
- a CDS encoding GlxA family transcriptional regulator, whose translation MGETAGSFEVEARTKASRTDLEFRDRRPPVQFGIVLLPNFTLTAFSGFVDLLRLASDDADFSKPVRCAWTIVGETLTPVRASCGIQVQPWQTFDEAGRFDYVVVIGGLLHSGPGVSDATLRFIRGAADASSTLVGICTGVFALSTAGVMDGHRVCVSWFHYWDYIERFPHVDESLLVADRLFAIDGRRITCSGGRASIDVAAAILQRHIDVATVQKALRILLVEDAQRPSAPQPHPPGTEPVTHPRVRRVVHLMEQHIGRPLSMEELADRVEVSVRQLQRLFKTQTGESPLAYARRMRLKTAAWLLTDSDRTVADIAATCGFSDASHMGREFRREYGVAPNVYRTARGSLPTGVCGDGRTQTARRKLANCSAL comes from the coding sequence ATGGGCGAGACAGCCGGTTCATTCGAGGTCGAGGCGCGGACAAAGGCGTCCCGAACCGATCTTGAATTCCGTGACAGAAGGCCGCCCGTGCAGTTCGGAATCGTCCTTCTGCCGAATTTCACGCTGACAGCATTTTCCGGCTTTGTGGATCTCTTGCGTCTTGCCAGCGACGATGCCGATTTCAGCAAGCCGGTGCGGTGTGCATGGACGATAGTCGGCGAAACGCTGACGCCAGTGAGGGCGAGTTGCGGCATTCAGGTCCAGCCGTGGCAGACTTTCGACGAAGCAGGGCGCTTCGACTATGTGGTCGTGATCGGGGGCCTGCTGCATTCGGGACCGGGCGTTAGCGACGCCACGCTTCGGTTCATTCGCGGTGCCGCCGATGCGTCGTCCACGCTCGTGGGCATTTGCACCGGCGTGTTCGCGCTGTCGACCGCCGGTGTGATGGACGGACATCGCGTGTGTGTCAGCTGGTTTCACTATTGGGACTACATTGAACGCTTTCCGCATGTCGACGAAAGCCTGCTTGTCGCTGACCGGCTCTTCGCGATCGATGGGCGCCGCATCACGTGCTCGGGTGGGCGCGCTTCTATCGATGTGGCAGCGGCGATCCTGCAGCGGCATATCGATGTTGCGACCGTTCAGAAAGCGCTGCGTATCCTTCTCGTAGAAGACGCGCAGCGCCCGAGCGCGCCGCAACCGCACCCGCCCGGCACCGAGCCCGTGACGCATCCCCGGGTGAGGCGAGTCGTTCATCTGATGGAGCAGCACATTGGGCGACCGTTGAGCATGGAGGAACTGGCCGATCGGGTCGAGGTGTCGGTGCGCCAACTCCAACGGCTGTTCAAGACACAGACGGGTGAATCGCCCTTAGCCTACGCGCGTCGAATGCGACTGAAGACGGCAGCGTGGCTGTTGACGGACTCGGACCGGACGGTGGCGGATATCGCCGCAACCTGCGGCTTTTCGGATGCCTCTCACATGGGGCGTGAATTTCGGCGAGAGTACGGCGTCGCCCCGAACGTGTATCGCACCGCTCGGGGGAGCTTGCCGACAGGCGTATGTGGCGATGGGCGAACGCAAACGGCTCGCCGCAAACTGGCGAATTGTTCCGCGCTGTAG
- a CDS encoding SphA family protein encodes MHKRRFIRHVTKSLLATFCVAGIPQNSSATETGVGRPITGQQVTPYGGIVPPTSEWIVSWATIYYDGSLSASKKVSTGNQITGGLDYQVVYTIANLVKTWGVNLAGWNFASSIGVPVQYSNASSFNGLLRPDHGTQFADIFFAPVIAGYRLSPTDYTALSLQIYAPTGAYNPNRLANAGQNTWTFTPTIAYTKIFPKNNVELTVNYGVEFYTTNRDTNYHNAAVSVLDVLALKRFRSGWSVGVVGGWIQQLGNDTGPTADLIGGAKGYSVGMGPIVGWAGKIRKTPVSANLRWVNEFAAHARPSGNAVQLSLSTTFE; translated from the coding sequence ATGCATAAGCGTCGCTTCATTCGACATGTGACCAAAAGTCTGCTGGCGACCTTTTGTGTAGCCGGGATACCCCAAAATTCGTCGGCGACTGAAACGGGGGTCGGTCGTCCCATAACCGGTCAACAGGTCACGCCATACGGCGGAATCGTTCCCCCAACCAGCGAGTGGATCGTTTCGTGGGCGACCATCTATTACGACGGATCGCTCAGCGCCAGCAAGAAAGTCTCTACAGGGAATCAGATAACGGGCGGCCTGGATTATCAGGTTGTCTACACGATCGCCAACCTGGTGAAGACATGGGGTGTCAACCTGGCGGGATGGAACTTTGCTTCATCCATTGGTGTGCCTGTTCAGTATTCCAATGCGTCGTCGTTCAACGGCCTTCTTCGTCCCGATCATGGTACCCAGTTCGCCGATATCTTCTTCGCACCCGTCATTGCCGGATATCGTCTCTCGCCAACCGACTACACTGCGCTGAGCCTGCAAATCTACGCACCGACGGGCGCTTACAATCCCAATCGTCTCGCCAATGCCGGTCAGAACACCTGGACATTTACGCCCACTATTGCCTATACGAAGATATTTCCGAAGAACAACGTCGAGCTGACCGTCAACTACGGCGTCGAGTTCTATACAACGAATCGCGATACAAACTATCACAATGCCGCGGTGAGCGTACTGGACGTGCTGGCGCTCAAGCGCTTCAGGAGCGGATGGAGCGTGGGCGTCGTCGGCGGGTGGATTCAGCAGCTCGGCAACGATACCGGTCCCACCGCTGATCTGATCGGTGGCGCTAAGGGCTATTCCGTCGGCATGGGTCCAATCGTAGGCTGGGCTGGCAAGATCAGGAAAACACCCGTTTCCGCGAATCTCCGGTGGGTCAACGAATTTGCCGCTCATGCAAGACCCAGCGGAAACGCAGTGCAGTTGTCGTTGAGTACAACCTTCGAATAG
- a CDS encoding IS701 family transposase — MSTSQRFDEYLEHLSQGFRHKHHIVGLRDYCTGLMRPLERKSTNAIAENLQPARAEAMRQALHHFVARAPWCDEELLTQVARWVTPQMAGLSRSGWWIIGCNTFPKRGSQPVGVARQNHGASARYDKCQIAVSVSLACESASLPVGWRLYLPRAWADDPIRRRKAGVPADVQFATRPKLALQQIERLLAAGSPSRPVLADVGYGMDPDFRQGLIDLGLPYVLGVTSQARVWRPQAESLPSTGYRETGRLPSQTWRTAGHYPISVRALAMELPAHALQTISWREGNGNLRSSRFGVARVQYADSYACWSRLQPLQWLLLKWPLGEPEPVRYWLSTLPEDTSINELVSAAHYHWRTDRDHEELRQDFGLDHYSGRGWRGFHHHATLCTASYGFHLGERLASERDLASRRLSIYPEPGV, encoded by the coding sequence ATGAGTACATCGCAACGGTTTGACGAATACCTGGAACATCTTTCTCAAGGATTCCGACACAAGCATCATATTGTCGGCCTGCGTGACTATTGCACGGGACTGATGCGACCGTTGGAGCGAAAGAGCACCAATGCCATTGCGGAAAATCTTCAGCCCGCGCGCGCGGAAGCAATGCGTCAGGCGCTACATCATTTCGTGGCAAGAGCGCCGTGGTGCGATGAGGAACTGCTGACACAGGTCGCCCGCTGGGTGACCCCGCAAATGGCGGGTCTGTCCCGGAGCGGCTGGTGGATCATCGGCTGTAACACTTTTCCGAAGCGTGGCAGCCAGCCAGTGGGCGTCGCGAGACAAAATCACGGAGCATCGGCCAGATATGACAAATGTCAAATTGCCGTGAGTGTTTCGCTAGCCTGCGAAAGTGCCAGTCTGCCTGTCGGCTGGCGGCTGTATCTGCCGCGCGCATGGGCCGACGATCCGATCCGGCGCAGGAAGGCAGGCGTCCCCGCCGACGTGCAGTTTGCGACCAGGCCGAAACTTGCGCTTCAACAGATCGAAAGGCTGCTTGCTGCGGGATCGCCCTCACGCCCCGTGCTCGCCGATGTCGGCTACGGAATGGATCCCGACTTCAGGCAAGGGTTGATCGACCTCGGACTGCCGTACGTATTGGGTGTCACGTCGCAAGCACGCGTCTGGCGCCCACAAGCCGAATCGCTACCGTCAACGGGATACAGGGAAACGGGACGCCTGCCGTCGCAGACGTGGCGTACGGCCGGGCACTACCCCATCAGCGTCAGAGCACTGGCCATGGAATTGCCTGCGCACGCGTTGCAGACGATCAGCTGGCGTGAAGGGAACGGCAATCTGAGAAGCAGCCGCTTTGGCGTGGCGCGGGTGCAGTATGCCGACAGCTACGCATGCTGGTCGCGACTGCAGCCACTGCAATGGCTGCTATTGAAGTGGCCGCTGGGTGAGCCGGAGCCTGTCAGATACTGGCTTTCGACGCTGCCGGAAGACACGTCGATCAATGAACTCGTCTCGGCCGCACATTACCACTGGCGCACCGACCGGGACCACGAGGAACTTCGGCAGGATTTCGGACTTGACCACTATTCGGGCCGTGGCTGGAGAGGATTTCATCATCACGCCACGCTATGCACGGCTTCGTATGGTTTCCATCTCGGCGAACGGCTGGCGAGTGAGCGGGACCTGGCTTCCCGAAGGCTGTCAATCTACCCGGAACCTGGCGTGTGA
- the irlR gene encoding heavy metal response regulator transcription factor IrlR: MRILIVEDEGKTGLYLRKGLTEAGYVADWVEDGISGQHQAETEDYDLLIVDVMLPGQDGWTLLQNLRRSKSTPVLFLTARDDVGDRIRGLELGADDYLPKPFDFVELTARVKSILRRARQHDSNTLRVSDLELDLTRRKATRQGKVILLTAKEFALLWLLMRREGEILPRAIIASQVWDMNFSSDTNVVDSAIRRLRSKLDDPFESRLIHTVRGMGYVLEVRSQVTP, from the coding sequence ATGCGAATTCTGATTGTCGAAGACGAGGGCAAGACGGGCTTATATCTACGGAAGGGTTTGACGGAAGCGGGATATGTCGCCGACTGGGTGGAGGACGGCATTTCCGGGCAGCATCAGGCTGAAACGGAGGACTACGACCTGCTCATCGTGGATGTGATGCTGCCAGGGCAAGACGGCTGGACGCTGTTGCAGAATCTCAGACGCAGCAAGTCGACGCCGGTTCTCTTTCTCACCGCGAGAGACGACGTGGGAGACCGCATCCGGGGGCTGGAACTCGGTGCTGACGACTATCTCCCGAAGCCCTTTGATTTTGTTGAACTGACTGCACGCGTAAAGTCGATCCTTCGTCGCGCGCGGCAGCACGATTCGAACACGCTCCGAGTGTCCGACCTCGAACTCGACCTCACACGTCGTAAGGCCACGAGACAGGGAAAAGTCATTCTGTTGACGGCAAAAGAGTTTGCGCTGCTGTGGCTTTTGATGAGACGCGAAGGGGAAATCCTCCCGCGCGCGATCATTGCGTCACAAGTGTGGGACATGAATTTCAGCAGCGACACGAACGTGGTGGATTCGGCCATCCGCCGCCTGCGTTCCAAACTGGACGACCCTTTCGAGTCCAGGCTGATTCATACCGTCAGAGGCATGGGCTACGTTCTGGAAGTCCGAAGCCAGGTGACACCGTGA
- a CDS encoding heavy metal sensor histidine kinase translates to MLRYLPGSLRVRLTVLIVFYASIAFAISGFAVYEAMMSRVEANAADQMVEVMSALEVHLSGLKSTAGITRDPDTWKEHVHGREYMAFAIFDMAGKDLLATRDFRNYSPVLDVQTPHNPVTLSTPTTALRYLVTIVPLDGRDSTAVRVVVQYDGSEERELVRSNTEIIFITEMVGILLAAISAYGVTMLGLSPLRRIVTRAEEMSISRLGQPLPKLTSSNELLELGQAFNGMLARLDESFTRLSEFSSNLAHDLRTPLTNLRAAAQVALAQSRAAPEYREVIESSIDEYERLSRMIDDMLFLARAERADLSLSICEFDAAAEARRVTGFYESLAQAADITIDVRGQGIIHADLLLYQRAVSNLLANAIAYAPRNSTIDIECWEQPGAVVVLLSDRGPGIAPPHVERIFERFYRADPTRGNAISCSAGLGLAIVKSIMDLHHGSCGVRSDPAVGTTFWLRFVLREKTVGSPSC, encoded by the coding sequence ATGCTTCGTTATTTGCCGGGTAGCCTGCGTGTACGGCTCACCGTGCTGATCGTTTTCTATGCATCGATTGCGTTCGCGATTAGCGGATTCGCGGTCTATGAAGCGATGATGAGCCGTGTCGAAGCGAATGCCGCCGACCAGATGGTAGAAGTGATGTCGGCTCTCGAGGTTCACCTCTCCGGGCTGAAATCGACGGCCGGGATTACTCGCGATCCCGATACCTGGAAGGAGCACGTGCATGGGCGCGAGTACATGGCATTCGCTATCTTTGACATGGCAGGTAAGGACCTGCTGGCGACGCGCGACTTTCGCAACTACTCACCGGTTCTGGATGTACAGACGCCCCACAATCCTGTCACTCTTTCCACACCCACTACCGCGTTACGATATCTCGTGACCATCGTGCCGCTCGACGGGCGTGACAGCACGGCTGTCCGTGTCGTCGTACAGTACGACGGCAGTGAAGAGCGCGAATTGGTAAGGTCGAACACAGAGATCATCTTTATCACGGAGATGGTCGGCATTCTGCTTGCGGCAATCTCGGCTTACGGCGTGACGATGCTCGGGCTGAGCCCTCTGCGCCGCATTGTCACGCGAGCCGAGGAGATGTCGATCAGCCGGCTTGGGCAACCGTTGCCGAAGCTCACCAGCTCGAATGAACTGCTGGAACTGGGACAGGCGTTCAACGGTATGCTGGCGCGTCTGGACGAGTCGTTCACACGCTTGAGCGAGTTCTCTTCCAATCTTGCACACGATTTACGCACCCCGCTCACGAATCTGCGAGCAGCGGCTCAGGTCGCTCTCGCGCAGTCGCGTGCTGCGCCCGAATACCGCGAAGTGATTGAATCGAGCATAGACGAATACGAGCGCTTGTCCCGAATGATCGACGACATGCTATTTCTTGCGCGCGCAGAGCGAGCTGACCTGTCGCTATCGATCTGCGAGTTCGACGCGGCGGCGGAAGCGCGTCGCGTCACCGGTTTTTACGAATCATTGGCGCAAGCGGCAGATATCACCATCGACGTCCGCGGGCAGGGGATCATCCATGCCGATTTGCTGTTGTATCAGCGCGCGGTCAGCAACCTGCTCGCGAATGCGATCGCGTACGCGCCACGCAATTCGACTATCGACATTGAATGTTGGGAGCAGCCGGGCGCGGTAGTGGTTCTGTTGTCCGATCGTGGCCCAGGGATTGCTCCGCCGCATGTGGAACGGATCTTCGAACGTTTCTACCGCGCCGATCCGACCCGGGGAAACGCCATTTCCTGCAGTGCAGGACTCGGGCTTGCCATCGTCAAATCGATCATGGATTTGCACCACGGATCGTGCGGTGTGAGAAGTGATCCTGCCGTCGGCACGACATTCTGGTTACGGTTCGTGTTACGGGAAAAGACAGTGGGTTCACCCTCATGCTAA
- a CDS encoding porin, which yields MKQHIILACAVGAFAVSAQAQSSVTLYGSIDAGITYANNVGGKSVWQQGSGNLSNNYFGLRGAEDLGGGLKAIFTLESGFDLNNGGFHDGDDMFNRQAFVGLKSDAYGAVTLGRQYDSTSEYLGPLSAAGAGFGNNLAGHPFDNDNLAQTYSTKNAVKYTSPNYAGIQFGGMYGFSNDANGFANGRTWSLGARYGTGPLNVAAGYTQSNNSGGLGGANSAASASQNISATLQRTYGLGATYAFGPAQVGLVWTHSQIDGLASLSSGGAALPGLTGMNLHLDNYEINGQYRLTPALAVVSSYTFTDGTVTGSNSSNSPTWHTFVLGTDYSLSKRTDVYLAGVYQHASGSLGYDANGNGIANVASINMLSPSSTNNQVAATIGLRHRF from the coding sequence ATGAAACAACATATCATTCTCGCCTGCGCAGTGGGTGCCTTTGCGGTGAGTGCGCAAGCACAGAGCAGCGTTACCCTGTATGGCTCGATCGACGCGGGCATCACCTATGCGAACAACGTCGGTGGGAAGAGTGTCTGGCAGCAGGGTAGCGGCAACCTGTCGAACAACTACTTTGGCTTGCGCGGTGCCGAGGATCTCGGGGGCGGGCTGAAGGCCATCTTTACGTTGGAAAGCGGCTTTGATCTGAACAACGGGGGTTTTCATGACGGCGACGATATGTTCAACCGTCAAGCCTTCGTGGGCCTGAAGAGTGACGCGTATGGCGCTGTGACGCTGGGACGTCAATACGACTCGACTTCGGAGTATCTCGGGCCGCTGTCGGCCGCAGGTGCTGGCTTCGGCAACAATCTCGCCGGCCATCCGTTCGACAACGACAACCTGGCGCAGACGTACTCGACCAAAAATGCGGTCAAGTACACCAGCCCGAACTATGCGGGCATCCAGTTCGGCGGCATGTATGGCTTCAGCAACGACGCGAATGGCTTTGCGAACGGCCGCACGTGGAGCCTGGGCGCCAGGTACGGTACAGGTCCGCTGAACGTCGCGGCGGGTTACACACAGTCGAATAACTCGGGTGGGCTGGGCGGCGCAAACAGCGCGGCGTCGGCAAGCCAGAACATTTCGGCGACGCTTCAGCGTACTTACGGTTTGGGCGCCACCTACGCATTCGGCCCGGCACAGGTTGGTCTCGTGTGGACGCACTCGCAGATCGACGGTCTCGCGAGCCTGTCGAGTGGCGGCGCTGCACTGCCCGGTCTTACGGGGATGAACCTGCATCTTGATAACTATGAGATCAACGGCCAGTACAGGCTAACACCGGCACTGGCAGTCGTCAGCTCTTACACGTTCACTGACGGCACGGTGACAGGCAGCAACAGCAGCAATTCGCCGACGTGGCACACGTTCGTTTTAGGTACGGACTATTCGCTCAGCAAGCGTACGGACGTGTACCTGGCGGGCGTGTACCAGCATGCTTCCGGCTCGCTCGGTTATGACGCGAACGGTAACGGCATCGCGAACGTGGCATCCATCAACATGCTGTCGCCGTCGTCAACCAACAACCAGGTTGCAGCAACGATCGGACTGCGTCACCGCTTCTGA
- a CDS encoding MipA/OmpV family protein, with protein sequence MRYLHVAAALTIGAAMATPPRPAYPAETSLGAQVNVMPKYDGAASYRALPLPLFAYDNGLFFVSGLSAGIRYPLGAGISTGLIAQFDFGRDADDSSRLTGTNDISNTARVGAFVDWRHGKWHASLNALQATHSGYGLKVRLAGGFTALATPKNTVNLTVGATFGNEDYMNTYFGVTGQESLASQSRLAGYSPSAGIKGVDASVTWKHQLNPHWSTAAVLGVSSLVGDAADSPVVEHKAAIFGSVGLAYRF encoded by the coding sequence ATGCGATATCTCCACGTCGCAGCCGCGCTAACCATTGGCGCGGCCATGGCGACCCCACCCAGACCTGCTTACCCGGCCGAGACCTCGCTTGGCGCGCAAGTCAATGTCATGCCCAAATACGACGGCGCGGCATCGTACCGTGCACTGCCGTTGCCTTTGTTCGCCTATGACAATGGGCTTTTTTTCGTTTCCGGGCTCTCAGCCGGAATACGCTATCCGCTCGGAGCCGGCATTTCGACGGGTTTGATTGCGCAGTTCGACTTTGGGCGGGACGCCGACGACTCATCGCGCCTTACCGGAACCAATGACATTTCCAACACGGCCCGCGTTGGCGCGTTCGTGGATTGGCGTCACGGCAAGTGGCACGCGTCGCTCAACGCGCTGCAGGCGACGCACAGTGGATATGGTCTGAAAGTCCGTCTCGCGGGTGGTTTCACCGCTTTGGCGACGCCGAAAAACACAGTTAATCTGACAGTGGGTGCGACTTTCGGTAACGAAGATTATATGAACACCTATTTCGGCGTTACCGGGCAGGAGTCGCTTGCAAGCCAGTCGAGGCTCGCCGGATATTCGCCCTCGGCGGGCATCAAGGGTGTCGACGCCAGCGTCACGTGGAAGCACCAGCTCAACCCGCATTGGAGCACGGCTGCCGTGCTGGGTGTGTCCAGTCTGGTGGGTGATGCAGCGGACAGCCCCGTCGTCGAACACAAGGCTGCTATCTTCGGATCGGTAGGTCTGGCGTACCGGTTCTGA
- a CDS encoding EAL domain-containing protein yields MTRLSCPRHGRAATGRHAMYSACQSHDFMISELALPEQLRLAIARKTLEVSYQPVIRLADNKCVGVESLLRWRLHGQEISPELFVGVAEQHRLMGPLTDLVLHKSLDDLACVLSADRSFRVSINVGSDDLRSVRFLDVLAQALKWTGVRASQVGIEATERGFMHPDATRSVIAALRWAGHPVYIDDFGTGYSCLSYLGTFHVDALKLDKAFVNPVENAHASCVVAPHIIAMAHDLGMEIVAEGIESAAQAEYLLRKGVQYGQGWYFAKAMPVAELLPWLAQHAQSGKRDERRRCASSPRLQLLRAP; encoded by the coding sequence ATGACGCGTTTATCATGTCCGCGTCATGGAAGAGCAGCGACTGGACGGCATGCTATGTACTCTGCCTGTCAATCGCACGATTTTATGATTTCCGAACTCGCGTTACCCGAGCAGCTAAGGCTGGCCATCGCCCGTAAAACACTGGAGGTGTCTTATCAGCCTGTAATCAGGCTCGCCGACAACAAATGCGTCGGTGTCGAATCGCTACTCAGATGGCGGCTGCATGGACAGGAGATCTCGCCGGAGCTCTTTGTTGGCGTGGCCGAACAGCATCGGCTGATGGGACCATTGACCGATCTCGTGCTCCACAAGAGTCTTGATGACCTGGCCTGCGTACTGAGCGCGGACCGGTCGTTTCGCGTTTCGATCAATGTGGGCAGCGACGATCTTCGCAGCGTCCGCTTTCTGGATGTTCTCGCGCAAGCGTTGAAATGGACGGGCGTCCGCGCTTCGCAAGTGGGCATCGAAGCCACTGAAAGAGGCTTCATGCATCCGGACGCGACGCGCAGCGTCATTGCTGCACTCAGATGGGCGGGGCATCCTGTTTATATCGATGACTTCGGGACTGGCTATTCCTGTCTTTCTTATCTGGGGACATTCCACGTCGACGCCCTGAAGCTCGACAAGGCGTTCGTCAATCCCGTCGAGAATGCTCACGCCAGCTGCGTGGTGGCGCCGCACATCATCGCGATGGCACACGACCTGGGAATGGAAATCGTCGCCGAAGGCATCGAATCGGCGGCGCAGGCCGAGTATCTGCTGCGCAAAGGCGTGCAGTACGGACAGGGCTGGTACTTCGCGAAAGCCATGCCTGTTGCCGAACTGCTACCGTGGCTAGCGCAACATGCACAATCAGGGAAGCGGGATGAACGCAGGCGTTGCGCCAGTTCTCCACGCTTGCAGCTGCTGCGTGCGCCATAA
- a CDS encoding substrate-binding domain-containing protein, translated as MNDRRVSGARLASVVAATALAICCSQAFAQACTSLPAKSIGPTGIVGQGPNGEKAASADAVKLTDAEAAKVKAGKFKVGISMQTMNLDWSQLQVAGITDTLKKYGVEVIGTASAEYQVDKQIADIENTIQRHPDGIISIPVDGTATAATYKKVSQAGIKLVFMDNVPTGLKHPEQYSAMVSADSEGNGQIAAKVLASCVPKGGTVGLVNFGVDYFSTTERTKAVNEWLKKNRPDIKVKQVAFTDPSKVGQIAGDFLTANPDVKGVFAVWDQPALDTLTSMRAQGINTPVTTVDLGLESAIEIAKGGPLKATGSQRPYDQGVAEAMAMMKALIGQTPPAWIGVQSLPVVQSNVLESYKTVFKKDPPPQLADACKKAAPACG; from the coding sequence ATGAACGATCGTCGTGTATCAGGAGCGAGGCTGGCGAGTGTGGTGGCGGCGACTGCGCTGGCCATCTGCTGTTCGCAGGCGTTTGCGCAGGCTTGCACGAGCCTGCCTGCGAAGTCGATTGGTCCGACGGGCATCGTCGGGCAGGGACCGAATGGCGAGAAAGCGGCATCCGCCGATGCCGTCAAACTGACGGATGCCGAGGCGGCAAAGGTCAAGGCCGGCAAGTTCAAGGTCGGCATTTCGATGCAGACGATGAACCTCGACTGGTCGCAACTGCAGGTCGCCGGCATCACCGATACGCTGAAGAAGTACGGCGTCGAGGTGATCGGCACGGCATCGGCCGAGTATCAGGTCGACAAGCAGATCGCCGACATCGAAAACACGATCCAGCGCCATCCTGACGGCATCATTTCGATTCCCGTCGACGGCACGGCGACGGCTGCGACCTACAAGAAGGTCTCGCAGGCAGGCATCAAGCTCGTGTTCATGGACAACGTGCCGACGGGCCTCAAGCATCCCGAGCAATACTCGGCGATGGTGTCGGCAGATAGCGAGGGCAACGGGCAGATCGCGGCGAAGGTGCTCGCATCGTGTGTGCCGAAAGGCGGCACGGTCGGTCTCGTGAACTTCGGCGTCGATTACTTCAGTACGACGGAGCGCACGAAGGCCGTCAACGAATGGCTGAAGAAGAATCGCCCCGACATCAAGGTCAAGCAGGTCGCGTTCACGGACCCGTCGAAAGTCGGCCAGATTGCGGGCGACTTCCTCACCGCGAATCCCGATGTGAAGGGCGTGTTTGCCGTATGGGACCAGCCCGCACTCGATACGCTCACGTCAATGCGCGCGCAAGGCATCAACACGCCCGTGACGACGGTCGACCTCGGCCTCGAATCGGCAATTGAAATAGCCAAGGGCGGTCCGCTCAAGGCGACGGGTTCGCAGCGTCCGTATGACCAGGGCGTAGCCGAAGCGATGGCGATGATGAAGGCGCTGATCGGTCAGACGCCTCCGGCGTGGATCGGCGTGCAATCGCTGCCCGTCGTGCAGTCGAACGTGCTCGAATCGTACAAGACGGTGTTCAAGAAAGATCCGCCGCCGCAACTGGCCGATGCGTGCAAGAAGGCAGCGCCTGCTTGTGGATGA